One window of Mauremys reevesii isolate NIE-2019 linkage group 4, ASM1616193v1, whole genome shotgun sequence genomic DNA carries:
- the MRPL21 gene encoding 39S ribosomal protein L21, mitochondrial isoform X4, whose protein sequence is MIATGQYGRLFAVVHFASKQWKVTSEDLILMENMLPAECGDRIRLEKVLLVGADDFTLIGKPLLGKDLVRVEATVIEKTESWPRINMRFWKRHNYQRKKIIVQPQTVLRINTIEIAPCLS, encoded by the exons ATGATTGCCACTGGGCAGTACGGAAGGCTCTTTGCTGTGGTTCACTTTGCCAGTAAGCAATGGAAGGTAACCAGTGAAGATTTGATTTTAATGGAAAACATGCTGCCAGCTGAATGTGGAGACCGAATCCGACTGGAGAAG GTTTTGCTGGTTGGTGCTGATGACTTCACGCTTATTGGAAAGCCACTTCTGGG gaAAGATCTTGTCCGTGTGGAAGCCACAGTTATCGAGAAAACAGAATCTTGGCCAAGAATTAACATGAGATTTTGGAAAAGGCACAATTATCAAAGGAAGAAAA TTATCGTGCAGCCACAGACGGTCCTCCGGATAAACACCATAGAAATTGCTCCCTGCTTGTCATGA